From Camelus dromedarius isolate mCamDro1 chromosome 12, mCamDro1.pat, whole genome shotgun sequence, the proteins below share one genomic window:
- the LOC105097954 gene encoding olfactory receptor 52Z1P, protein MSYVLIGIPGLQDLHTWISIPICFMYIVALVGNIFLIFLIVTERSLQEPMYLLLSMLALADVLLSTATAPKMLAIFWFHSMGISFGSCVSQMFFIHFIFVAESAILLAMAFDRYVAICYPLRYTAILTSSVIGKIVIAAVVRSFIICFPFIFLVHRLIYCGRNIIPHSYCEHMGIARLACDDINVNIIYGLTVALLSTGMDIVFIITSYTMILCTVFQIPSWTARFKALNTCSSHICVILIFYAPAFFSFFAHRFGDKTIPHHIHILVANLYVVVPPMLNPIIYGVKTKQIQDQVVLFFSPINTC, encoded by the coding sequence ATGTCGTATGTCCTGATTGGAATCCCAGGACTACAAGATTTGCACACCTGGATCTCCATCCCTATCTGTTTCATGTACATTGTGGCTCTTGTAGGTAACATCTTCTTGATCTTCCTGATCGTGACCGAGCGGAGTCTCCAGGAGCCCATGTATCTCCTCCTTTCCATGCTGGCCTTGGCAGATGTCCTGCTCTCCACAGCCACAGCCCCCAAGATGCTGGCCATCTTCTGGTTCCATTCCATGGGTATATCCTTTGGTAGCTGCGTATCCCAGATGTTCTTCATACACTTTATCTTTGTGGCAGAATCTGCCATTCTCCTGGCCATGGCATttgaccgctacgtggccatctgttACCCACTGAGATACACTGCAATCTTAACCTCCTCAGTCATTGGGAAGATTGTCATAGCTGCTGTGGTTAGAAGCTTTATCATATGTTTTCCATTCATCTTCCTGGTACATCGACTTATCTATTGTGGGAGAAACATCATTCCCCATTCCTACTGTGAGCACATGGGCATTGCCAGATTGGCATGTGATGATATCAATGTCAACATCATTTATGGCCTGACGGTGGCCCTACTGTCTACAGGAATGGATATAGTGTTCATCATTACATCCTACACAATGATCCTTTGCACAGTGTTTCAGATACCTTCCTGGACTGCCAGATTCAAGGCCCTTAACACATGTAGTTCCCACATCTGTGTCATACTTATATTCTATGCCCcagcattcttttcattttttgcccATCGCTTTGGGGATAAAACTATCCCTCATCACATCCACATCCTAGTAGCCAACCTCTATGTGGTGGTGCCCCCTATGCTCAACCCCATTATTTATGGGGTGAAGACCAAACAGATACAAGACcaagtggttttgtttttctctcccattAACACATGCTAA